The Mercurialis annua linkage group LG2, ddMerAnnu1.2, whole genome shotgun sequence genome contains a region encoding:
- the LOC126667734 gene encoding serine/threonine-protein kinase EDR1 isoform X1, whose protein sequence is MSKMKHLLRKLHIGGGINDHHRLQSEGTATTSTAATSTQPAVNPSATVSSSAAAVDLSSAVVDGVESRGSNNSTGGGVDFSLLEEEFQVQLAMAMSVSDPDTRTDPESAQIDAAKLISLGCCPVASPASAPASLSVADSVNDDSLSLRYWSYNVVNFNEKVMDGFYDVYCIASNSIIQGKMPLLMDLQALSILDNVDYEVVSVNRFVDPELRELERKAFVMSLENGLLLSNLIQKLAELVVDRMGGPVGDADEISLRWAGRSFELRNALNSIVIPLGHIDVGLSRHRALLFKVLADRINLPCMLVKGSYYTGTDDGAVNLIKISNGSEYIIDLMGAPGTLIPAEVPSSHLMNTGFEVRGFADFTETAQCPPLLVGQGPRDLAVSSDMEKVGQAGPARTKETLFVGVKPIEAHASQVEKNQIETFEQEFAKLFPSSHKLNQNPSDAGSSTSAENIKVNNVSKYVISAAKDPEFAQKLHAVLLESGASPPPDLFADMKQQDMGEHKVFEPVYLENGVYPDDRYKCHSGKKLSRDSQSLIRLTKDNSPNSVKCDTEQGWIPERKEKQQREMVANFLNSQASLPFDATSNRTKEKWQIGGVGTDTVFNNPPAILGRKVHGNPVLEPSLSLALDSCRLQSKDIIACDYSRCFPEKFGRALNIDAGKESTARLTETANSSLHISCNGYNDQIQPMLGEVAEWEIPWEDLQIGERIGIGSYGEVYHGDWHGTEVAVKKFLDQDLSGDALVQFKCEAEIMLRLRHPNVVLFMGAVTRPPHLSILTEFLPRGSLYRLLHRPNHLLDEKRRMRMALDVAKGMNYLHTSHPPIVHRDLKTPNLLVDKNWVVKVCDFGLSRLKHHTFLSSKSTAGTPEWMAPEVLRNEPANEKCDVYSFGVILWEVTTCQIPWKGLNPMQVVGAVGFQNKRLEIPQDVDPIVTQIIHDCWQREPHLRPSFSQLIPRLRHIQNLRVER, encoded by the exons ATGTCGAAGATGAAGCATCTACTGAGAAAATTGCATATCGGCGGTGGAATCAATGACCACCACCGTTTGCAATCGGAGGGGACGGCGACTACCTCCACGGCGGCGACATCTACGCAGCCGGCTGTTAACCCTAGCGCGACAGTGTCTAGCTCAGCTGCGGCAGTTGATTTATCATCCGCGGTGGTAGATGGGGTGGAGAGTAGAGGGAGTAATAATAGCACCGGCGGTGGTGTGGATTTTAGTTTATTAGAAGAGGAATTTCAGGTACAGTTAGCTATGGCTATGAGCGTATCGGATCCGGATACGCGTACGGATCCTGAGTCGGCTCAGATCGACGCTGCTAAACTGATTAGCCTTGGTTGCTGTCCTGTGGCTAGTCCGGCTTCGGCTCCGGCTTCCCTTTCTGTTGCTGATTCTGTTAATGATGACTCTCTTTCGCTTCGTTATTGG AGCTATAATGTTGTAAATTTTAATGAAAAGGTAATGGATGGCTTTTATGATGTGTATTGCATTGCCTCAAATTCCATTATTCAAGGCAAGATGCCATTATTAATGGATCTGCAAGCTCTATCCATTTTAGATAACGTGGATTATGAAGTGGTTTCGGTAAATCGCTTTGTTGATCCTGAATTGAGAGAGCTGGAGAGAAAAGCTTTTGTCATGTCCTTGGAGAATGGCTTGCTGTTGAGTAACTTGATTCAGAAACTTGCTGAGCTTGTTGTTGACAGAATGGGAGGTCCAGTCGGTGATGCTGATGAGATTTCATTAAGATGGGCCGGGAGAAGTTTCGAGTTACGGAATGCTCTGAACTCCATTGTTATTCCCCTTGGACATATTGATGTAGGACTTTCTCGCCACCGGGCTTTGCTTTTTAAG GTATTAGCAGATAGGATTAATCTTCCTTGCATGCTGGTTAAGGGGAGCTACTACACTGGCACCGACGATGGAGCTGTAAATCTGATTAAGATTAGCAATGGAAG TGAGTACATAATTGATCTCATGGGTGCTCCTGGAACATTGATTCCTGCCGAGGTGCCCAGTAGTCATCTCATGAACACTGGTTTTGAGGTAAGGGGCTTTGCTGATTTTACCGAAACTGCCCAATGCCCACCTTTGTTAGTGGGTCAAGGACCTAGAGATCTAGCAGTTTCATCTGATATGGAGAAAGTTGGCCAGGCTGGCCCTGCAAGGACAAAGGAGACATTGTTTGTAGGTGTTAAACCCATTGAAGCTCATGCAAGCCAGGTTGAGAAAAACCAAATTGAGACATTTGAACAGGAGTTCGCGAAACTTTTTCCATCATctcataaattaaatcaaaatccaTCAGACGCTGGAAGCTCAACGTCAGCAGAAAACATTAAAGTCAATAACGTCTCTAAGTATGTTATCTCTGCTGCAAAAGATCCTGAATTTGCACAGAAATTACATGCTGTCTTGTTGGAAAGTGGTGCATCTCCTCCTCCAGATTTGTTTGCAGATATGAAACAGCAGGATATGGGTGAACATAAGGTATTTGAACCAGTTTATTTGGAAAATGGGGTATATCCAGATGATAGATATAAGTGTCATTCTGGTAAGAAATTATCAAGGGATAGTCAGTCTCTTATACGCTTAACTAAGGATAATTCACCGAACAGTGTCAAGTGTGATACTGAGCAAGGATGGATTCCTGAAAGGAAGGAAAAACAACAAAGAGAAATGGTGGCGAATTTCCTCAATTCTCAGGCGTCTTTGCCCTTTGATGCTACAAGTAATAGAACCAAAGAAAAATGGCAGATAGGCGGTGTGGGTACAGATACTGTTTTTAATAACCCGCCAGCAATTCTTGGAAGAAAAGTTCATGGGAATCCAGTCCTTGAACCTTCTTTGTCTTTAGCATTAGATTCTTGTCGGTTACAATCTAAAGATATCATAGCCTGTGATTATAGCCGGTGCTTTCCAGAAAAGTTTGGGAGGGCCTTAAATATCGACGCAGGCAAAGAATCTACAGCGAGGTTGACTGAAACGGCCAACAGTAGTCTGCATATTTCTTGCAATGGTTACAATGATCAAATTCAACCAATGCTGGGTGAGGTTGCGGAATGGGAAATTCCATGGGAGGATTTGCAGATTGGTGAACGTATCGGTATAG GTTCCTACGGTGAGGTGTACCATGGAGATTGGCATGGCACT GAAGTTGCTGTAAAGAAATTCTTGGATCAAGATTTATCTGGAGATGCATTGGTTCAGTTCAAATGTGAA GCTGAGATTATGTTACGATTGAGACATCCTAATGTTGTTCTTTTCATGGGAGCAGTTACTCGCCCGCCGCACCTGTCAATACTAACAGAGTTCCTGCCCag GGGGAGTTTATATAGGCTACTACATCGTCCCAATCATCTACTTGATGAAAAGAGGCGAATGAGAATGGCTCTTGATGTG GCCAAGGGAATGAACTACTTGCATACGAGCCATCCTCCCATTGTGCATCGAGATTTGAAAACTCCAAACCTCCTCGTTGACAAGAATTGGGTTGTTAAG GTCTGTGATTTTGGATTGTCACGCTTGAAGCACCATACTTTTCTGTCTTCAAAGTCTACTGCTGGAACA CCCGAGTGGATGGCACCCGAAGTCCTAAGGAATGAACCCGCAAATGAGAA ATGTGATGTCTACAGTTTTGGTGTGATCTTATGGGAGGTGACCACCTGTCAGATTCCTTGGAAAGGGTTGAATCCGATGCAAGTTGTGGGAGCCGTTGGATTCCAGAACAAACGACTGGAGATTCCTCAAGATGTAGATCCAATAGTTACGCAGATAATACATGATTGTTGGCAAAG GGAGCCACACTTGCGGCCCTCTTTTTCACAGCTTATACCTCGTCTGCGTCATATTCAAAATTTACGTGTTGAAAGATGA
- the LOC126667734 gene encoding serine/threonine-protein kinase EDR1 isoform X2 has product MSKMKHLLRKLHIGGGINDHHRLQSEGTATTSTAATSTQPAVNPSATVSSSAAAVDLSSAVVDGVESRGSNNSTGGGVDFSLLEEEFQVQLAMAMSVSDPDTRTDPESAQIDAAKLISLGCCPVASPASAPASLSVADSVNDDSLSLRYWSYNVVNFNEKVMDGFYDVYCIASNSIIQGKMPLLMDLQALSILDNVDYEVVSVNRFVDPELRELERKAFVMSLENGLLLSNLIQKLAELVVDRMGGPVGDADEISLRWAGRSFELRNALNSIVIPLGHIDVGLSRHRALLFKVLADRINLPCMLVKGSYYTGTDDGAVNLIKISNGSEYIIDLMGAPGTLIPAEVPSSHLMNTGFEVRGFADFTETAQCPPLLVGQGPRDLAVSSDMEKVGQAGPARTKETLFVGVKPIEAHASQVEKNQIETFEQEFAKLFPSSHKLNQNPSDAGSSTSAENIKVNNVSKYVISAAKDPEFAQKLHAVLLESGASPPPDLFADMKQQDMGEHKVFEPVYLENGVYPDDRYKCHSGKKLSRDSQSLIRLTKDNSPNSVKCDTEQGWIPERKEKQQREMVANFLNSQASLPFDATSNRTKEKWQIGGVGTDTVFNNPPAILGRKVHGNPVLEPSLSLALDSCRLQSKDIIACDYSRCFPEKFGRALNIDAGKESTARLTETANSSLHISCNGYNDQIQPMLGEVAEWEIPWEDLQIGERIGIGSYGEVYHGDWHGTEVAVKKFLDQDLSGDALVQFKCEVSTYIACWLLYVTRPPHLSILTEFLPRGSLYRLLHRPNHLLDEKRRMRMALDVAKGMNYLHTSHPPIVHRDLKTPNLLVDKNWVVKVCDFGLSRLKHHTFLSSKSTAGTPEWMAPEVLRNEPANEKCDVYSFGVILWEVTTCQIPWKGLNPMQVVGAVGFQNKRLEIPQDVDPIVTQIIHDCWQREPHLRPSFSQLIPRLRHIQNLRVER; this is encoded by the exons ATGTCGAAGATGAAGCATCTACTGAGAAAATTGCATATCGGCGGTGGAATCAATGACCACCACCGTTTGCAATCGGAGGGGACGGCGACTACCTCCACGGCGGCGACATCTACGCAGCCGGCTGTTAACCCTAGCGCGACAGTGTCTAGCTCAGCTGCGGCAGTTGATTTATCATCCGCGGTGGTAGATGGGGTGGAGAGTAGAGGGAGTAATAATAGCACCGGCGGTGGTGTGGATTTTAGTTTATTAGAAGAGGAATTTCAGGTACAGTTAGCTATGGCTATGAGCGTATCGGATCCGGATACGCGTACGGATCCTGAGTCGGCTCAGATCGACGCTGCTAAACTGATTAGCCTTGGTTGCTGTCCTGTGGCTAGTCCGGCTTCGGCTCCGGCTTCCCTTTCTGTTGCTGATTCTGTTAATGATGACTCTCTTTCGCTTCGTTATTGG AGCTATAATGTTGTAAATTTTAATGAAAAGGTAATGGATGGCTTTTATGATGTGTATTGCATTGCCTCAAATTCCATTATTCAAGGCAAGATGCCATTATTAATGGATCTGCAAGCTCTATCCATTTTAGATAACGTGGATTATGAAGTGGTTTCGGTAAATCGCTTTGTTGATCCTGAATTGAGAGAGCTGGAGAGAAAAGCTTTTGTCATGTCCTTGGAGAATGGCTTGCTGTTGAGTAACTTGATTCAGAAACTTGCTGAGCTTGTTGTTGACAGAATGGGAGGTCCAGTCGGTGATGCTGATGAGATTTCATTAAGATGGGCCGGGAGAAGTTTCGAGTTACGGAATGCTCTGAACTCCATTGTTATTCCCCTTGGACATATTGATGTAGGACTTTCTCGCCACCGGGCTTTGCTTTTTAAG GTATTAGCAGATAGGATTAATCTTCCTTGCATGCTGGTTAAGGGGAGCTACTACACTGGCACCGACGATGGAGCTGTAAATCTGATTAAGATTAGCAATGGAAG TGAGTACATAATTGATCTCATGGGTGCTCCTGGAACATTGATTCCTGCCGAGGTGCCCAGTAGTCATCTCATGAACACTGGTTTTGAGGTAAGGGGCTTTGCTGATTTTACCGAAACTGCCCAATGCCCACCTTTGTTAGTGGGTCAAGGACCTAGAGATCTAGCAGTTTCATCTGATATGGAGAAAGTTGGCCAGGCTGGCCCTGCAAGGACAAAGGAGACATTGTTTGTAGGTGTTAAACCCATTGAAGCTCATGCAAGCCAGGTTGAGAAAAACCAAATTGAGACATTTGAACAGGAGTTCGCGAAACTTTTTCCATCATctcataaattaaatcaaaatccaTCAGACGCTGGAAGCTCAACGTCAGCAGAAAACATTAAAGTCAATAACGTCTCTAAGTATGTTATCTCTGCTGCAAAAGATCCTGAATTTGCACAGAAATTACATGCTGTCTTGTTGGAAAGTGGTGCATCTCCTCCTCCAGATTTGTTTGCAGATATGAAACAGCAGGATATGGGTGAACATAAGGTATTTGAACCAGTTTATTTGGAAAATGGGGTATATCCAGATGATAGATATAAGTGTCATTCTGGTAAGAAATTATCAAGGGATAGTCAGTCTCTTATACGCTTAACTAAGGATAATTCACCGAACAGTGTCAAGTGTGATACTGAGCAAGGATGGATTCCTGAAAGGAAGGAAAAACAACAAAGAGAAATGGTGGCGAATTTCCTCAATTCTCAGGCGTCTTTGCCCTTTGATGCTACAAGTAATAGAACCAAAGAAAAATGGCAGATAGGCGGTGTGGGTACAGATACTGTTTTTAATAACCCGCCAGCAATTCTTGGAAGAAAAGTTCATGGGAATCCAGTCCTTGAACCTTCTTTGTCTTTAGCATTAGATTCTTGTCGGTTACAATCTAAAGATATCATAGCCTGTGATTATAGCCGGTGCTTTCCAGAAAAGTTTGGGAGGGCCTTAAATATCGACGCAGGCAAAGAATCTACAGCGAGGTTGACTGAAACGGCCAACAGTAGTCTGCATATTTCTTGCAATGGTTACAATGATCAAATTCAACCAATGCTGGGTGAGGTTGCGGAATGGGAAATTCCATGGGAGGATTTGCAGATTGGTGAACGTATCGGTATAG GTTCCTACGGTGAGGTGTACCATGGAGATTGGCATGGCACT GAAGTTGCTGTAAAGAAATTCTTGGATCAAGATTTATCTGGAGATGCATTGGTTCAGTTCAAATGTGAAGTAAGCACTTATATTGCATGCTGGCTTTTGTATG TTACTCGCCCGCCGCACCTGTCAATACTAACAGAGTTCCTGCCCag GGGGAGTTTATATAGGCTACTACATCGTCCCAATCATCTACTTGATGAAAAGAGGCGAATGAGAATGGCTCTTGATGTG GCCAAGGGAATGAACTACTTGCATACGAGCCATCCTCCCATTGTGCATCGAGATTTGAAAACTCCAAACCTCCTCGTTGACAAGAATTGGGTTGTTAAG GTCTGTGATTTTGGATTGTCACGCTTGAAGCACCATACTTTTCTGTCTTCAAAGTCTACTGCTGGAACA CCCGAGTGGATGGCACCCGAAGTCCTAAGGAATGAACCCGCAAATGAGAA ATGTGATGTCTACAGTTTTGGTGTGATCTTATGGGAGGTGACCACCTGTCAGATTCCTTGGAAAGGGTTGAATCCGATGCAAGTTGTGGGAGCCGTTGGATTCCAGAACAAACGACTGGAGATTCCTCAAGATGTAGATCCAATAGTTACGCAGATAATACATGATTGTTGGCAAAG GGAGCCACACTTGCGGCCCTCTTTTTCACAGCTTATACCTCGTCTGCGTCATATTCAAAATTTACGTGTTGAAAGATGA